A genome region from Penicillium psychrofluorescens genome assembly, chromosome: 3 includes the following:
- a CDS encoding uncharacterized protein (ID:PFLUO_004892-T1.cds;~source:funannotate): protein MSQNDPFYIRYYSGHSGRFGHEFLEFDLRTIADGSSAAVRYANNSNYRNDSLIRKEMCVSAAMIQEVKRIIKDSEIMKEDDSKWPQKNKDGRQELEIRIGNEHISFETAKIGSLVDVTESADPEGLRVFYYLVQDLKALVFSLISLHFKIKPI from the exons ATGTCGCAGAACGACCCTTTCTACATTCGATACTA CTCCGGTCACTCTGGGCGGTTCGGCCATGAGTTCCTCG AATTCGACCTCCGGACCATCGCCGATGGCAGCAGCGCCGCTGTTCGATATGCGAACAACTCCAACTACCGCAATGACTCCCTGATCCGCAAAGAGA TGTGCGTGAGCGCTGCGATGATCCAGGAGGTGAAGCGCATTATCAAGGATAGCGAGATCATGAA AGAGGACGACTCCAAGTGGCcgcagaagaacaaggacgGACGTCAGGAGCTGGAAATTCGCATTGGGAATGAGCACATTTCCTTCGAG ACGGCGAAAATCGGCTCTCTAGTCGATGTGACCGAATCGGCGGACCCGGAGGGCCTACGGGTGTTTTACTACCTCGTGCAGGATCTCAAGGCGCTAGTTTTCTCTCTGATTTCCCTGCACTTCAAG ATCAAGCCTATTTAA
- a CDS encoding uncharacterized protein (ID:PFLUO_004888-T1.cds;~source:funannotate): MAQQDEDNDGIFQTSSSHDHRGSQSSSVATSENDDDEQVFEHFGPEDRAELTRLASNFPKHTATDSGVAGIDIERKDTLEGLELGDPVLDPTSDQFDHYKWARMMLKLMDREGVPMRKSTGVVFQNLNISGTGSALQYQNNVASLFMAPFRPQEYLACGSRVPQKQILREFDGVLKSGELLIVLGRPGSGCSTLLKSICGELHGLKVGKGSDIQYNGISMEKMHKEFKGEVVYNQEVDKHFPHLTVGQTLEFAAAARTPENRLHGINRLSFAKHITQVAMTVFGLSHTYNTKVGDDYIRGVSGGERKRVSIAEMALSGAPVGGWDNSTRGLDSASALEFVKALRVSSNLTGSCHAVAIYQASQAIYDVFNKVIVLYEGHEIFFGPCSQAKEYFVNMGWNCPARQTTGDFLTSVTNPQERTAREGMENRVPRTPGEFEKHWKKSREYAALQKEITQYREEYPLGGTAEKEFDETKRLRQAKHVRPKSPYVISIPMQVRLCTKRAYQRIWNDKPSTLTTVIGRIVMSLVIGSIYFGTPNATVGFQSKGAALFFSVLLNALISITEINSLYDQRPIIEKQASYAFVHPFTESLGGIVSDIPVKFVAAVVFNLIFYFLASLRYEPSQFFIFFLFSFISTLTMSCVFRTLAACTKTLAQAMSMAGVMVLAIVIYTGFVIPVPEMSSIPWFSWIRWINPIFYTYEALIANEFHGRRFECSQFIPAYPSLSGDSFICSVRGAVAGERTVSGDAYIQTQYTYTYAHEWRNLGIMIGFWIFFMVLYLLASELNSATSSKAEFLVFRRGHVPAHLGQLDKGHKGTTDVAEVNKEQENENTGSDASAIPAQHDIFTWRNVCYDIPIKGGERRLLDNVSGWVKPGTLTALMGVSGAGKTTLLDVLAKRVSIGIVTGDMFVNGKPLDTSFQRKTGYVQQQDLHLPTTTVREALRFSAMLRQPKTVSKKEKYKYVEEVVEMLGMKEFADAIVGTPGEGLNVEQRKLLTIGVELAAKPALLIFLDEPTSGLDSQSSWAICSFLRKLAEHGQAVLSTIHQPSALLFQQFDRLLFLAKGGKTVYFGEIGEQSRALLDYFESNGARVCGSSENPAEYMLEIIGAGASGKADKDWSLVWNNSSQAKDVQTEIGRIHEERSSIANTEEPAQQDEYAMPFRSQLWHVTHRVFQQYWREPSYVWAKILLGALSSLFIGFTFFRPNSSLQGIQDILFSAFMLMSIFSTLVQQIMPKFVVQRSLYEVRERPSKAYSWAAFLIANVIVEVPWQILVAVISWAGYYFPVYGAAQAPHRQGLMLLLVVQFYLFTSTFASLVIAALPDAETGGTIATLLFIMCLTFNGVMQPPNALPGFWIFMYRVSPLTYLIAGLTATGLHGHRIHCADAELSVFNPPSGLTCGAYLEPYVKASGGQLYNADATSGCQFCQLTIADQYLAPSNIFYSQRWRNFGLGWAYIGFNVCGTVLLYYMFRVKHYNPTSLVRGIGRGASFLCRVFKRRSGQTPKGKEAKNGRLV, translated from the exons atggCTCAACAGGATGAAGACAACGATGGGATCTTCCAGACAAGCTCCTCCCATGACCATCGGGGATCGCAGTCGAGCTCTGTTGCCACTTCCGAGaacgatgatgatgagcaaGTGTTTGAGCACTTCGGCCCTGAGGACCGCGCCGAGCTCACTCGCCTAGCGTCTAATTTCCCCAAGCACACTGCCACCGACTCTGGCGTTGCTGGCATAGACATCGAGCGCAAGGATACGCTGGAGGGtctcgagctgggcgatCCAGTGCTCGATCCCACGAGCGACCAGTTCGACCATTACAAGTGGGCCCGCATGATGCTCAAGCTTATGGATAGGGAGGGCGTTCCTATGCGCAAGTCCACCGGTGTCGTATTCCAGAACCTCAACATCTCCGGCACCGGCTCGGCACTTCAATACCAGAACAATGTGGCTTCGCTGTTTATGGCACCCTTCCGGCCTCAGGAGTATCTAGCCTGCGGAAGTCGAGTGCCTCAGAAGCAGATTCTGCGGGAATTTGACGGCGTCCTCAAAAGCGGCGAGTTGCTTATTGTGCTCGGGCGCCCTGGTAGCGGTTGCTCAACTCTGTTGAAGTCTATATGCGGCGAGCTCCATGGCCTGAAAGTGGGCAAGGGCTCAGATATCCAGTACAACGGCATTtccatggagaagatgcacAAGGAGTTCAAGGGTGAGGTTGTCTACAACCAGGAAGTCGACAAGCATTTCCCTCACCTCACTGTGGGCCAGACGCTAGAGTTTGCAGCTGCAGCCAGGACTCCAGAGAACCGGCTGCACGGGATCAATCGGTTGTCTTTCGCGAAGCATATAACTCAGGTGGCCATGACTGTTTTCGGTTTGAGCCATACATACAACACCAAAG TGGGGGATGACTACATCAGAGGCGTTTCAGGTGGTGAGCGCAAGCGAGTTAG CATTGCCGAGATGGCCC TCTCGGGAGCCCCCGTTGGTGGATGGGACAACAGCACTCGAGGTCTGGATTCTGCCAGCGCACTGGAATTTGTCAAAGCACTGCGAGTTTCGTCGAATCTGACGGGGAGCTGCCATGCGGTTGCAATCTATCAAGCCTCTCAAGCAATTTACGATGTGTTCAACAAGGTCATCGTGTTGTACGAAGGACACGAGATCTTCTTCGGTCCCTGCAGTCAAGCTAAAGAGTACTTTGTCAACATGGGCTGGAACTGTCCGGCACGCCAGACCACCGGTGACTTCCTGACTTCTGTCACAAACCCCCAGGAACGAACGGCTCGCGAGGGTATGGAGAACAGAGTCCCGCGCACGCCCGGCGAATTTGAGAAgcactggaagaagagccgTGAGTATGCTGCTCTGCAGAAAGAGATCACCCAGTACCGCGAAGAATATCCTCTGGGTGGGACTGCCGAGAAGGAGTTTGACGAGACGAAAAGGCTGCGACAGGCAAAGCATGTCCGGCCTAAGAGTCCTTACGTCATTTCTATCCCTATGCAAGTCCGACTGTGTACCAAAAGAGCTTATCAAAG AATCTGGAACGACAAACCCTCCACTTTGACAACGGTTATTGGGCGGATTGTTATGTCTCTGGTTATTGGATCGATCTACTTTGG GACGCCAAATGCAACCGTGGGTTTTCAAAGCAAAGGTGCTgcgcttttcttctccgtctt ATTGAATGCTCTTATCAGCATCACCGAGATCAATTCTCTCTACGACCAACGGCCTATCATCGAGAAGCAAGCTTCCTATGCTTTTGTACATCCATTCACCGAGTCACTGGGCGGCATTGTCTCTGATATACCGGTCAAATTCGTGGCTGCTGTGGTGTTCAACCTCATTTTCTACTTCCTGGCGAGCCTT CGATATGAGCCTTCGCAATTTTTCAtatttttccttttcagCTTCATCAGCACTCTGACAATGTCATGCGTCTTTCGAACACTGGCTGCTTGCACCAAAACTCTCGCGCAAGCTATGTCCATGGCCGGAGTGATGGTGTTGGCGATTGTTATCTACACTGGATTCGTGATCCCGGTCCCAGAAATGAGCTCCATCCCCTGGTTCAGCTGGATCCGGTGGATAAACCCTATCTTCTACACGTATGAAGCGCTGATTGCCAACGAGTTCCACGGCCGTCGCTTTGAGTGCTCTCAGTTCATCCCAGCCTACCCAAGTCTGAGCGGGGACTCCTTTATCTGCTCTGTGCGCGGTGCTGTGGCAGGCGAACGAACCGTTTCGGGCGACGCCTACATCCAAACCCAGTACACGTACACGTACGCGCACGAATGGAGAAACTTGGGCATCATGATCGGTTTTTGGATTTTCTTTATGGTGCTCTATCTGCTTGCCTCAGAACTCAACTCAGCCACTTCTTCGAAAGCCGAGTTCCTGGTGTTTCGGCGAGGCCATGTGCCAGCCCATCTTGGTCAGCTTGACAAGGGCCATAAAGGTACCACCGACGTGGCAGAAGTGAATAAGGAACAGGAGAATGAAAACACAGGAAGTGATGCATCGGCCATTCCAGCGCAGCACGATATCTTCACATGGCGTAATGTCTGCTACGATATTCCTATCAAAGGTGGCGAGCGACGTCTGCTAGACAATGTCTCCGGCTGGGTCAAACCCGGTACACTAACCGCTTTGATGGGAGTGTCTGGTGCTGGCAAGACGACCTTGCTCGATGTTCTGGCCAAGCGTGTGTCTATTGGCATTGTTACAGGTGACATGTTTGTCAATGGCAAACCGCTGGATACCAGTTTCCAGAGAAAGACCGGTTATGTTCAGCAACAGGATCTTCATCTCCCCACCACGACGGTGAGAGAGGCTCTCCGGTTCAGTGCGATGCTGCGCCAACCCAAGACTGTctccaagaaagaaaagtacAAGTACGTTGAGGAGGTGGTCGAGATGCTTGGCATGAAAGAATTTGCCGATGCAATTGTTGGAACCCCGGGAGAGGGCCTGAATGTTGAACAGAGAAAGCTGTTGACTATTGGCGTTGAGCTGGCTGCGAAGCCTGCGCTTCTGATCTTCCTCGATGAGCCTACTAGTGGACTGGATTCGCAAAGCTCATGGGCTATCTGTTCTTTCCTGCGCAAACTGGCCGAGCATGGCCAAGCTGTTCTCTCAACTATTCATCAGCCAAGTGCTCTCTTATTCCAG CAATTTGACCgtcttttgtttcttgcGAAGGGAGGAAAGACTGTATACTTTGGGGAAATTGGAGAGCAATCCCGCGCTCTTCTGGATTATTTTGAGAGCAACGGGGCCCGGGTCTGTGGCTCTTCGGAAAAT CCTGCCGAATACATGTTGGAGATCATTGGCGCCGGTGCTTCTGGCAAAGCCGACAAAGACTGGTCTTTGGTGTGGAACAACAGCTCGCAAGCAAAAGACGTGCAGACGGAAATTGGTCGCATTCACGAGGAACGGTCGTCGATAGCCAATACTGAAGAACCGGCTCAGCAGGACGAATATGCAATGCCCTTCCGGTCTCAGCTTTGGCATGTCACCCATCGTGTGTTCCAGCAGTACTGGCGAGAGCCGTCTTATGTTTGGGCCAAGATTCTCTTGGGAGCGCTGTCCTCGCTATTTATTGGATTTACGTTTTTCAGGCCCAATAGCTCGCTACAGGGAATCCAGGATATTCTGTTCAGTGCCTTTATGCTGATGTCTATCTTTTCGACACTGGTGCAGCA GATCATGCCCAAATTTGTTGTCCAACGCTCCCTATATGAAGTCCGCGAACGGCCCTCCAAGGCGTACTCATGGGCCGCGTTTCTGATTGCAAACGTCATCGTCGAGGTCCCATGGCAGATTCTAGTCGCAGTTATTTCCTGGGCCGGTTACTATTTCCCGGTGTACGGTGCCGCTCAAGCGCCTCACCGGCAGGGCTTGATGCTGCTTTTGGTCGTCCAGTTCTACCTCTTCACGTCCACCTTCGCATCGCTGGTGATCGCGGCGCTGCCAGACGCCGAGACCGGTGGCACCATCGCGACATTGCTCTTCATCATGTGTCTTACTTTCAACGGAGTCATGCAGCCGCCAAATGCTCTGCCAGGATTCTGGATCTTTATGTACCGTGTCTCTCCTCTGACATACCTGATTGCCGGTCTCACAGCTACTGGTTTGCATGGCCACCGGATCCACTGTGCAGATGCCGAGCTGAGCGTGTTCAATCCGCCTTCCGGATTAACCTGTGGGGCATATCTTGAACCTTACGTCAAGGCTTCTGGCGGACAGCTGTATAATGCGGACGCCACGAGCGGATGTCAATTTTGCCAGTTGACCATCGCCGACCAGTACCTGGCACCCAGCAATATCT TCTACAGCCAGCGTTGGCGCAACTTCGGACTGGGCTGGGCTTACATTGGCTTCAATGTCTGTGGCACTGTCCTGCTGTACTACATGTTCCGCGTCAAGCACTATAACCCCACGTCTCTGGTACGTGGCATCGGCCGCGGTGCATCATTCCTGTGCCGCGTGTTCAAGCGGCGGTCTGGACAGACGCCGAAGGGGAAAGAGGCGAAAAATGGACGGCTGGTTTAG
- a CDS encoding uncharacterized protein (ID:PFLUO_004890-T1.cds;~source:funannotate): MSATSPAPDQPLLRDAAVIVDTSVSLTLGTDSLLVVDERFARKPDRGCCGLCKSKEPETKHAIALLNVLDAELRSSTLVITYARPAGKNEVSVATLAYPVSQKESSTIEPWVRKLVERAYGSAQRRKRLKVLVNPFGGTGTASYLYETYAAPIFAAAKCEMDVQATTHRGHAIEIAEQLDLDAYDAVICCSGDGLPYEVFNGLGKRANGREALARMAVAMLPCGSGNGMTWNCFGTDSVSITAVEIVKGLRTPLDLVSITQKDSRTLSFLSQSFGIVADSDLGTDNIRWMGAQRFTFGFLIRLLQRTIYPCDLAIKVDMKDKMAIKEHYISFKNRSDDPASADSDRTEAAKQSPGLPELKYGTVMDKLPEDWEIIPGETMGNFYAGNMAIMSKDTNFFPAALPNDGYLDVVTIDGMVSRASSLKMMNELATGGFFCMPDVNVRKATAFRLVPHEKEGYISIDGEQVPFEAFQAEVHHGLGTMLSKSGRVYEAEGPRV, from the exons aTGTCCGCTACCTCCCCCGCGCCCGACCAGCCCCTGCTGCGCGACGCGGCCGTGATCGTCGACACCTCGGTCTCCCTCACGCTCGGCACCGACTCGCTCTTGGTCGTCG ATGAGCGCTTCGCTCGCAAACCGGACCGTGGCTGCTGTGGATTATGCAAGTCCA AAGAACCAGAGACCAAACATGCCATTGCCCTGCTCAATGTCCTCGACGCCGAACTGAGATCCTCCACCCTCGTCATCACCTATGCGCGCCCCGCGGGCAAGAACGAGGTCTCCGTCGCTACTTTGGCGTACCCCGTTAGTCAGAAGGAGAGCTCGACGATTGAGCCGTGGGTCCGCAAGCTGGTCGAACGGGCGTATGGAAGTGCGCAACGCAGGAAGAGGCTGAAGGTCTTGGTGAATCCATTTGGTGGGACAGGAACTGCTTCCTATCTGTACGAGACTTATGCGGCGCCGATCTTCGCTGCGGCCAAGTGCGAGATGGACGTGCAGGCCACCACCCATCGTGGACATGCGATTGAGATTGCTGAACAGCTGGATTTAGATGCGTATGATGCTGTCATCTGTTGCTCGGGCGACGGGCTGCCGTACGAGGTTTTCAATGGATTGGGGAAACGGGCGAATGGTCGAGAGGCTCTGGCCAGAATGGCTGTTGCTATGCTGCCCTGCGGCTCTGGGAATGGGATGACTTGGAACTGTTTTGGAACAGATAGCGTGTCTATCACGGCGGTGGAAATTGTCAAGGGACTCCGGACGCCGCTGGATTTGGTCTCCATCACGCAGAAAGACTCGCGCACGCTGTCTTTCCTCTCGCAATCGTTCGGCATCGTGGCGGACTCGGATCTGGGTACGGATAATATCCGATGGATGGGCGCGCAGCGCTTCACGTTCGGATTCCTCATTCGTCTCTTGCAGCGCACTATATACCCGTGTGACCTGGCGATCAAGGTCGATATGAAAGACAAAATGGCCATCAAGGAACACTACATCTCATTCAAAAATCGATCAGATGATCCAGCCTCTGCCGACAGTGACCGCACAGAGGCTGCAAAGCAATCACCAGGTCTCCCAGAGCTCAAGTACGGCACGGTGATGGACAAACTCCCCGAGGACTGGGAAATCATCCCCGGCGAAACCATGGGCAACTTCTACGCGGGTAACATGGCAATCATGAGCAAGGACACGAACTTCTTCCCGGCCGCGCTGCCGAACGACGGGTACCTGGACGTGGTCACCATCGACGGCATGGTCAGCCGCGCCTCGTCGCTAAAGATGATGAACGAGCTCGCCACCGGCGGGTTCTTCTGCATGCCCGATGTCAACGTGCGCAAGGCCACCGCGTTCCGCTTGGTCCCGCACGAAAAGGAAGGCTACATCAGCATCGATGGCGAACAGGTGCCCTTTGAAGCGTTCCAGGCCGAGGTCCACCATGGCCTGGGCACGATGCTGTCCAAGTCGGGCCGGGTCTACGAGGCGGAGGGTCCGAGAGTAtaa
- a CDS encoding uncharacterized protein (ID:PFLUO_004889-T1.cds;~source:funannotate): MAEMEKTPFVRELASSDRKTRDKALESLTLFLRSRTDLTLVDLLKLWKGLFFCFYHSDRPLTQQALARALSYSLVPSLPHQTVHRFLRAFWITIGRDFHSLDRLRLDKYLFLIRCYVGVAFEAFVKRKTEQNQEDGKKRKREDTKQSKQGGKRQKKQEETKAASIVEDEETSEGKWADLEAYISIIEEGPLCPRNFDPDQPSKPVSEEGGDPNFVPMPHGPDGLRYHVVDIWVDELEKVLEFEEEESEGNRKIKGDVPMELLLRPLEKLRTESPYKPVRTRAAEALGDDRLVEWGVRERKVEEEEEEDSEQEWGGFGDD; the protein is encoded by the exons ATGGCCGAGATGGAAAAGACTCCTTTTGTCAGGGAGCTTGCTTCGAGCG ACCGCAAGACCCGCGACAAGGCCCTCGAGTCCCTAAcgctcttcctccgctcACGCACCGACCTCACCCTCGTGGACCTCCTCAAGCTGTGGAAGGGCCTGTTCTTCT GCTTCTACCACTCCGACAGACCTCTCACCCAGCAAGCCCTCGCGCGCGCTCTCTCCTACTCCCTCgtcccctccctcccccaccaaacCGTGCACCGTTTCCTGCGCGCTTTCTGGATCACCATTGGCCGCGACTTCCACTCGCTCGACCGGTTACGGTTGGACAAGTACCTGTTCCTAATTCGATGCTATGTCGGTGTTGCATTTGAGGCCTTTGTGAAGCGGAAGACTGAGCAAAACcaagaagatggaaagaagcgcaagcgaGAGGATACCAAGCAATCGAAACAGGGTGGGAAAAGGCAGAAGAAACAGGAGGAGACCAAAGCCGCCTCTATTGTAGAAGATGAGGAGACATCGGAGGGCAAATGGGCAGATCTCGAGGCTTacatctccatcatcgaggagggCCCGCTGTGTCCGCGCAACTTCGACCCTGACCAGCCTTCCAAACCTGTGTcagaggagggaggggatCCCAATTTCGTGCCTATGCCGCATGGCCCGGATGGACTCCGCTACCATGTTGTTGATATCTGGGTTGACGAGTTGGAGAAAGTGCTCGAgtttgaggaggaggaatccgAGGGTAaccgcaagatcaagggcgATGTCCCCATGGAGTTGCTTCTGCGGCcactggagaagctgcgcacGGAGAGTCCCTACAAGCCTGTGCGAACGAGGGCGGCCGAGGCATTGGGTGATGATCGCTTGGTTGAGTGGGGGGTGCGGGAGAGGaaggttgaggaggaagaggaagaagatagcGAGCAAGAATGGGGTGGGTTTGGTGACGATTGA
- a CDS encoding uncharacterized protein (ID:PFLUO_004891-T1.cds;~source:funannotate), whose translation MASFLENTYSLVHMDNTADQPTIQELKLQLEKGTDETKMETMRTIVTIMLNGDPMAQLLMHIIRFVMPSKRKSLKKLLYFYYEICPKHDSTGKLKQEMILVCNGIRNDLQHANEYIRGNTLRFLAKLREPELIEPLLSSARSCLDHRHAYVRKNAVWAVASIFQHSESLIPDAPELIQTFLESENDPTCKRNAFAALMSISHQKALEYLATTFDSVPNTDELLQLAELEFIRKDAVQNTQNKARYLKLIFDLLDAPTSTVIYEAATSLTALTSNPVAVKAAAGKLIELAIREADNNVKLIVLDRVDQLRIRNEGVLDDLTMEILRVLTSPDIDVRRKALGIALEMVSSKNVEEIVMLLKKELSKTVDEQYEQNSEYRQLLIQSIHNCAIKFSEIAASVVDLLMDFIADFNNNSAVDVISFVKEVVEKFPKLRAAIVERLVSTLSEVRAGKVYRGVLWVVGEYSLEENDIREAWKKIRASLGEIPILASEQRLLDEVPEDNALLTQEQANGHAKAAAPSGSRKVLADGTYATESALTSQSAAAARLEAVKAAQKPPLRQLILDGDYYLATVLSSTLTKLVMRHSEVSQDAARTNALRAEAMLIMISIMRVGQSHFVKAPIDEDSVDRIMCCVRSLAEFSEKKDLETTFLEDTRKAFRAMVQVEDKKRAAKEASEKAKSAVQVDDAIPIRQFTKKNATEGAEEIELDLAKATGGETIVENVSSKLSRVVQLTGFSDSVYAEAYVTVHQFDIVLDVLLVNQTAETLQNLSVEFATLGDLKVVERPSTHNLGPRDFLNVQATVKVSSTDTGVIFGNIVYDGASSTETHVVILNDIHADIMDYIQPAQCTETQFRTMWTEFEWENKVNINSKAKTLRDFLKHLMESTNMACLTPEASLKGDCRFLSANLYARSVFGEDALANLSIEKEGDDGPITGFVRIRSRSQGLALSLGSLKGLKAAAA comes from the exons atggcgtcGTTTCTCGAAAACACGTATAGTCTGGTCCATATGGACAACACGGCGGACCAGCCGACTATACAGGAACTGAAGctgcagctggagaagggcacCGACGAGACCAAGATGGAGACAATGAGGACAATTGTTACGATCATGCTCAATGGGGATCCCATGGCGCAACTGTTGATGCACATCATTCGCTTTGTCATGCCCTCCAAGAGAAAGTCGCTGAAGAAATTGCTCTACTTCTACTACGAGATCTGCCCCAAACACGATTCGACTGGCAAGCTGAAGCAGGAGATGATCCTGGTGTG TAACGGAATTCGAAACGATCTGCAACATGCCAATGAATACATCCGAGGCAACACCCTTCGTTTCCTGGCCAAACTCCGCGAACCCGAACTGATCGAGCCCCTCCTTTCGTCGGCCCGCTCGTGTCTCGACCACCGTCACGCCTACGTCCGCAAGAACGCCGTTTGGGCCGTGGCGTCCATCTTCCAACACTCCGAGTCTCTCATTCCCGACGCCCCGGAACTCATCCAGACCTTCCTCGAGTCGGAGAATGACCCCACGTGCAAGCGCAATGCCTTTGCGGCTCTCATGTCCATCAGCCACCAAAAGGCGCTGGAGTACCTGGCAACCACGTTCGACAGCGTTCCTAACACGGACGAGTTGCTTCAATTGGCCGAATTGGAGTTCATTCGCAAGGACGCAGTGCAGAATACCCAGAACAAG GCGCGGTATCTGAAATTGATCttcgatctcctcgatgcCCCTACCAGCACCGTGATCTACGAGGCCGCGACCTCCCTCACTGCTCTCACCAGCAACCCCGTCGCCGTCAAAGCCGCCGCGGGCAAATTGATCGAACTCGCCATTCGAGAGGCCGATAACAATGTCAAGCTTATCGTGTTGGACCGTGTGGACCAGCTGCGGATCCGCAATGAAGGTGTTCTGGATGATTTGACCATGGAGATTCTGCGTGTTCTCACCAGCCCGGACATCGACGTCCGGAGAAAGGCTCTCGGCATTGCTCTGGAAATGGTCTCGAGCAAGAACGTTGAAGAAATTGTGATGCTACTCAAGAAAGAGCTTTCCAAGACCGTAGATGAGCAATATGAACAG AACAGCGAATACCGTCAGCTCTTGATTCAGTCAATACATAACTGCGCCATCAAGTTCTCGGAAATTGCCGCCAGCGTCGTCGATCTCCTTATGGACTTCATTGCCGACTTCAACAACAACTCCGCCGTTGACGTGATCTCATTCGtcaaggaggttgttgagaAATTCCCCAAGCTGCGTGCGGCGATTGTCGAGCGCCTTGTCTCGACTCTGAGTGAGGTGCGGGCTGGAAAGGTCTACCGCGGTGTCCTTTGGGTTGTCGGAGAATACTCCTTGGAGGAGAATGACATTCGGGAggcttggaagaagatccgGGCCAGTCTTGGAGAAATTCCCATCTTGGCTTCGGAACAACGGCTGCTCGATGAGGTCCCCGAAGATAATGCTCTTCTAACGCAGGAACAAGCGAACGGCCATGCTAAGGCTGCGGCCCCGTCTGGATCGCGGAAGGTGTTGGCGGATGGAACATACGCGACAGAGAGCGCTCTCACCAGCCAGTCTGCTGCAGCCGCCCGGCTGGAAGCCGTCAAGGCAGCCCAAAAGCCGCCCCTGCGTCAGCTCATTCTGGATGGTGACTACTATCTCGCCACTGTTCTCTCTTCAACCTTGACCAAATTGGTGATGCGGCATTCGGAAGTTTCGCAGGATGCCGCCCGCACCAATGCCCTTCGCGCCGAGGCGATGCTTATCATGATCTCGATCATGCGTGTTGGCCAGTCACACTTCGTCAAGGCTCCCATCGACGAGGACTCGGTGGACCGCATCATGTGCTGTGTACGCTCTCTGGCCGAGTTCtctgagaagaaggatctCGAGACCACCTTCCTTGAGGACACCCGCAAGGCCTTCCGTGCCATGGTTCAAGTTgaggacaagaagagagcCGCCAAGGAGGCGtcggagaaggccaagagTGCCGTACAGGTTGACGATGCCATTCCCATTCGACAGTTCACCAAGAAGAATGCCACGGAGGGAGCTGAAGAAATtgagctggatctcgccaAGGCCACGGGCGGCGAAACCATCGTGGAGAACGTCTCCTCGAAGCTGAGCCGGGTGGTGCAACTAACCGGTTTCTCTGACTCGGTCTACGCGGAAGCCTATGTTACGGTTCACCAATTCGATATTGTCCTGGATGTGCTACTGGTCAACCAAACCGCAGAGACCCTGCAGAACCTGTCCGTGGAGTTTGCGACTCTCGGAGACCTCAAGGTGGTTGAGCGGCCGTCGACACACAACCTGGGCCCGCGCGACTTCCTGAACGTGCAGGCAACGGTCAAGGTGTCGTCGACCGACACCGGTGTTATCTTCGGCAACATCGTGTACGATGGCGCCAGCTCCACCGAGACCCACGTGGTCATTCTTAACGACATCCATGCGGACATCATGGACTACATCCAGCCGGCGCAGTGCACGGAGACCCAGTTCCGGACCATGTGGACCGAGTTCGAGTGGGAGAACAAGGTCAACATCAactccaaggccaagacCCTGCGCGACTTCCTCAAGCACCTGATGGAGAGCACGAACATGGCGTGCTTGACGCCCGAAGCGTCCCTCAAGGGCGACTGTCGGTTCCTGAGCGCCAACCTGTATGCGCGGAGTGTATTCG GCGAGGATGCCCTGGCCAACCTGAGCatcgagaaggagggtgATGACGGGCCGATCACCGGATTCGTGCGGATAAGAAGTCGGTCGCAGGGCCTGGCACTGAGCCTGGGCTCGCTGAAGGGGTTGAAGGCAGCAGCCGCGTAG